CCTGGTGTTGTGCCTGGTGGGCGGTGCGATCGGAGTCGTGATCGGCGGCGGCGGCGCCATCGCGCTGAGCCGGATCTTCCACTGGAACACCCTCATCTCGCCGTTCTCGATCGTGCTGGCGTTCCTGTTCAGCTTCACCGTCGGGGTCGTTTTCGGCGTGTGGCCGGCGCGGCGGGCGTCGCTGATGGATCCGATCATCGCGCTCAGGTACGAATAGCCGGGCGAGCCGGCCCTCCCGGTCACTGCCTCGCCGGACCATGCCCGAGTAGATTCTCCGGGCCGTGCTCCCGACCCTCGCGCTGCTGGCCCTGATTCAACTCCCCGACTCCGGCCCCGTCTTCGACGGCCGGCAGCACCAGTTGCACGTCCGGATCCCGCGCGTCGACACCACCGTGGTGGTGGACGGCGTGCTGGACGAGCCGGTCTGGCAGCGCGCGGCGCGCCTGGTGGGCTTCTCGGAGTACCAGCCGGTGGACTCGCGGCCCGCCGAGGAGCCCACCGAGGTGCTGGTGTGGTACTCGCCGACCGCGATCTACTTCGGTATCCGCGCCCGCGAGGTCCACGGCGACCTGGTCCACGCCACCCACGCCGACCGGGACAACATCGACGCCGACGACTACGTCCAGATCCTCCTCGACACCTACAACGACCGGCGGCGCGCCTTCCTGTTCGGGGTGAACCCGTTCGGCGTGCAGCAGGACGGCGTGCGCATCGACGCCTATGCCGGCGGCGCGGGCGGCACGTCCGGCGGCACCAGCATCAGCGCGCTGAACGTCCTCAACGGCAACGTGGACCTGAACCCCGACTTCATCTTCCAGTCTCGCGGGCGCCTCGTGCCCGGCGGGTACGACGTCGAGATCCGCATCCCGTTCAAGAGCCTGCGCTACGCCGGCGGCAAGGTGCAGTCGTGGGGCCTCAACGTGCTGCGCCGGGTGCAGCACTCGGGCTACCAGGATTCCTGGGCGCCGGCCATCCGGGCGAGCGCCAGCTTCATCAACCAGTCCGGCTGGATCGACAGCCTGACGGACCTCCGGCGCGGCCTGGTGCTGGACCTCACGCCGGTCGTGACGGACCGCATCAACGGCGACACGACGGGCGGCGGCTACCGGTACCAGACCGGCCGCGCCGGCGCGGGCGAGATCCAGCTGGGCCTCGACGCCCACTA
This genomic window from Gemmatimonadales bacterium contains:
- a CDS encoding DUF5916 domain-containing protein translates to MLPTLALLALIQLPDSGPVFDGRQHQLHVRIPRVDTTVVVDGVLDEPVWQRAARLVGFSEYQPVDSRPAEEPTEVLVWYSPTAIYFGIRAREVHGDLVHATHADRDNIDADDYVQILLDTYNDRRRAFLFGVNPFGVQQDGVRIDAYAGGAGGTSGGTSISALNVLNGNVDLNPDFIFQSRGRLVPGGYDVEIRIPFKSLRYAGGKVQSWGLNVLRRVQHSGYQDSWAPAIRASASFINQSGWIDSLTDLRRGLVLDLTPVVTDRINGDTTGGGYRYQTGRAGAGEIQLGLDAHYGVTPNLSLDGTVKPDFSQVEADVGQVTLNQRFALFYPEKRPFFLDGLELLDSPNQLIYTRRIVSPDAGAKLAGKVGPWTIATIVSSDSTSESATGSHPLFGITRLRYDLGPTSNLGFVGTTKEDGGQFSRLLDLDAHIVHNRIYFIELQGVATWTHD